The genomic DNA CCAGGGACAGGAAGAGGACCTGTGTGCTGTCCGGCAGGTCCTGCACCAGGCTGGTCAGGGACGACTCGGAGCTCCACATGCACTCCAAAAACCCCGACTTGTTAGTGAAGGCGTGGATGATGACAGGTCCCTGCTGGGCACCGGGCTTGAAGGCGAACTCTCCATCCAGAGTTCGGACTGTAAACGCGGCTGCGGGGTCTCCCGGTTCCGGCCCAGGTGAGGAGGTGGGTGTTTTCGAGGACCTTATGCTGATTGGGTTTTCTCGGGAGTCACAGGCCTCTTCCTCGCCAAGTAGTTTCGCTTTCCGTTCGCCTTTAATCACATGAGCTGTCAAAGCAATAAGGCACCAAAACATAGAAAACTTTGTGCACAGCAAAGCCATTTTCCCCCAGACGGTGAGTGACCGTGAACTCACCACGGGTCAGTGGAGTCCGAGCATCTCTCTCACAGAGTTCGTCTGGGTTTAAAAAGGTCAGACGGCTGCTGTTAAACACTGTTTTGACGGACTCTAATCTTCCTGTCAGATATTTGAGTTGTAGGCGGGTCGAGCTGGTGTCTACGGCGGCTCTAGTAGGacaaaactctttaaaaaaaaccgcAAACCACGACGCTGAATATCTACAAACTGGGATTTTGATTAAAGTCTACCATTAGACAGGCGCAGAAAATCCTCAGTGACCCCCTCCTCACATATTGTGCTCCCTGAAAATGTAACGTTACCCTCAGGGATATGTTTGACAGCCTTTAAGTGCGGAAGTTACCGGTCACCTGCCAGTGGCGAAACCAAGGGGTGACCAGGACCACCCTTAAAAACCTGATTGGCCAACCAAGTGGCTACCACAAAATCCTGAAGTATGATTTGCTGTCCGCCTTGTCGGCAGTGAAAAATCCTGCTGTTGTGGAGTGTAGGCTACCCCTTGAGGCTGTCTGcggaagcacaggaagtcacatacacacccattatATAAAGACAGTTTCTACAGCggacattaacatgtttacagcctggtttaaaaaaaattaaacaggtCTGATTGGCTCacgtctcgatcggcacacactgtacagaggTCATTTTTTGATTCCTCATcggttttgatttgatgaagggtaagagttattcacaataaggcgtgtagctgacctgattgacaggtaggtgcggtgtaacggtttgtcaaaaAGCTTCCTcggctccagctctcagcctgtcattaggtcgactgaaagtcagggtgagacaggatttccagcatggagaccgccatcgatgggactccagcgccccctgcatgAACGGAcgagtgacgtcactcaggctttgccTTTGTCCATTGATATTTACAGTTTGTGGTTACAACAGGCTGCAGGTCGTGTTAGGAAGGGTTCAAAGTTCAGGTACCATCACCATGGGGGCATcgggtcaggatgcaggaatccaACAAGACTTGATTTTAGGTAACAGGTTTATTTCTTCAAATTAGGTGAATAATAAGGGTAACGTAGGACACACATGGGATTGAACAGCCatgctgaaagacaaaataaaataattttagtacaataaacaagtcaaattactttctgaaaggaaataaatttaaataaagtgcTTAGGACAAATTAAAATGGACTAGATAGTAACTAAAATAGGAGTAAAAGCCACCTTACCATTGCTGAACTGCCGCCCCATGTGACGATGAAAACGTGAGTGCAAGGGAGTGCAGTCTTAAATAAGGAGGAGGCAGGTGAattcaatctaattaattagtgacagagtgcaaacaacaaccaatcaagcgggagaggagagagcgtgagaaaccaggaagtgtactaAAGGAGGTGCAGCAGGAAAAGAGAGTCACACTCGCAGCTGAATGAAGTCTCCTTCATCAAGGTatagggtagaaatacagcagcaggctttgggaaaaacttccctctctcaggtggaaacgagaactgtgtgttaccatggttactcagcggtatcttacaggaacggcttttttttgtagctaatttATTCTGtcaaaatatttatgtagcctagattattcttattcttctttagtaagttatattagtgtagacttataacaaaactattagattgagtctacattgtttattgtaatttataatttcagCTAAGTTATTGTAATTTCATAGAACAGGGagtcctaaattaatgcaaagacaaggataatattgttgtcagagcagcaaaaagtgtattttttgttgttgaattgagatttcacaaagaaatcaaaagtagaaaaataagaaataaatattaacagcgaaaagttgtctgcaacatgatattcttttgtttttgcaacagtccctgtaaatataaaacactttacaataaataaacatatatttgatcctcagtacacatttgaagttcttaacgtctgtatgatgatattaaatgtctatcttagtTGGATAAGTGTTTATAGACACTTGCACGgaactcacaggttgcttcatccatgacgaccggacacaataggTGTTGCACGTGATCCGAAAGTCGTCATCGGTGCGCAttcgctggtggagggttttttaacccactaccactccccgctaGTTGGTTTGGGAAggacttaatatggcggacccTCCGCGGGGACGCGCAAAcggaggggtagtgggtaggggTAAGGTGTAGTGgccggtttgaaaaagggcctaagtgagaggaaacaaataGTGATCTTTACTGCAGGTAGCTTCCTTTGCATTTCATTGTAGCCCATTTCATTTAGTTTAAATAGTGACTTTGGAGATAGGGCTCTGTTTTCGGTGGATCGCAAAAGAGCGATGTGCCTGAAAGAAAATTGTgtcaaaaagtatttgaaacgccttttaaaatgttgttttttgtcattgATTGTTTGAATTTTATTGTGTTAAATGGACTATATTTgaattttttaatgaatgaccaaaataaaaaaatatatacagactTCATAAAATACCGGAGAAGGAGATTGGAGATGCAGGTTTGTCTGGTGAATTTATCAGCTGCTAATGATAAATATTTGGTCCAGTGTTATCTCCCCCAAAGGTCCAGCGCATGAGAGGAGAATATTTTTCATAATTGATGTCGAAATGAAGCCTCGTGACTCACAGATTATAATCACCGAAGAGGACCGACATCATCCACTCCATCAGTGCGTAAAAACCCCGCAAAGTGCGCAAACGGACCATTGAAGCATCAATAGGGAACGACTGTTCTCTGCTCTGCATCAACTCAAATAATACAACAGCGAGCTGTTTACTACCTGCACACAAATAGTTATTATATTTAGTCCACGCAGGAAGGTTTCAGCTTTCATATTTTTACGCAGAGGACTTTGGATGAAATTACGCACGGGTTCTTTAGGCATTGATGGAGCTCGTTAAACTTATTCTAATAGCTGCGCTGCTTCTTACAAATGTCTGCAGTCGAGACGTGGATGTTGATAACTGGAGAGAAGGCTTCGAGGAGGTAAGAGACCCCTGAGATTGGAGAAAAGGAGTGAGTGTGCCTGTTCGAAAAGACATATACATTTTGCGTACAGCGTTTGCCTGAACATCTAGCGATGGAGCAGTCATttctaaaacacaaaataatacaagatGATACGCTGAGGAAGAGGTTTTATATGGAACAAGTCTTCATGGGACAATTATAGTCTGGAGGATAAGGATaaccattctctctctctctctctctctctctttgggcTCTAACAAGAACAAATGGCCAAACTCTGGAGGAGTTCAGGATGTCTTAGGAAGGATGGCCAGAAAACTGGGACCACGCCAATATCTAGGACTCTTGGGGAAGAAAGAATTCGGTATTTGATGTCATTTCACACCACTTAAAAacctgatttatatttaagaaaGCTCCACAcgtgtcttattttattttttccccccttaacAGCGAAAACGCAGACAGCACGTAAACGTAAGTATTATTTCGCTTGCTTTCAATGTCGTAAAAAATGCGGACTGacactgaaatatttcaacttgtttttttgttcaaggGCATAAATTTCAAACCTTCGTTGGTCTGATGGGTAAAAGGGGATTTGAGGATCAAGGTAGGACACTTCCGTTGTGATATGAAATCAACTGAAGGGTAATGCTGCCTGGTAACAGATGATTTCATCCCTGCAGGAACCTTTTGAGCTGCGAACAAGACTGAAGATCCATgtcttatttattcattttactttgtttaatttcatttttttgacgGGTCTGTTTGTGATTCTTTCATAACATGTCAAATGTAACAAATTGAAACTGTCTCCAATGCTTAGATATGAGAAACAGCGCCATCTAGCGtttgaataaaatgttgaaaactgTAATTTGTAAATGCATCTGAGGTGACTTGGTAATTTTTCCGTGATGAAACCTTCTTGCGGTGTCTATGTAGATATGAGCTGCTATCATTTCATCTTCCAGGTACTCCTGAAAAAGTTTATGATGTCAACGTAGTTACATTTTAACTtatcttttatacattttaagaaaTCAGTGTTTATAATGCTACTCCGAGCTTCCCTAAGGGAGTCAAAAATGACCTAACATGCATTTCCTGCAGAATATCATCATGGGAACATTTGATTCTTTAAACTCAAGCTGTCAGGATCATATTTACTGTCGACCAGGGGCGTGTCGCccccctagaaatctgattggccaccccaaaaatccttaaaaacaatccttgtttttacatcaatatctatttcataagacaggagCATAGGAGAGTAATGCACTCTGTCTTACTGGCAATGAACTAACTGGAAATGTGTCAGGACTAAAATATTGCAAGTTAGACTGCACACTTCAAATCTCTGTTAGTGCCACAGTCGGACCCCCCCAGTCAGAAAATTCAAGACACTCCCCTGCTGTTGACGACAAACACAAAGTGTCCTCTTAGTGAGGGAATTTGATCAGATATTTGGCCAATCTGGGAATACATTCCTTACGAAGAAATGTCTTAACAAATGTGTTCATAAAGTCGTCTGATAACACGTACAAAAAGATTTCAATCCGACTCCTGTAGGAAAATCTGAGAGCAGCTCAAAGTCGGGGTAACCTGAAAATGTTAACCTCTGCCTGTGGTAGCTTGTGAGGGGTCAAACTAGGGGTTCTTTAGGTGTCTGCATCCAttgcaaacatttgttttgaaaaaaatccacTCTCTTGGTGGACGAACGGCCACGCCCACTTttacatgtacatttaaaagtaGCTTTATATGTTGATTTAAATATctccaagttaaaaaaaaatggtgcacCACATTTTCAAATGTCTCAGGGGTCCAGGTATTAGTCTTCTCCAGACTCTACTGTTCCTAAAGTGGGGATTGGGACCCCCTGGGGGCTCctgagacactgagaggggGTCGTGAGATGCCTCCAATTaccaaataaaaaagtttaatgatttaaaatggCAAAATTACCcatttgagaaaaaacaaaaattaacaaaagtagttgaatttacaaaaatatactTAGCAAGATTGAAATCAACAAATTAACTTGAATATATGACTTTCCCTTACTATCAGGAAGATCAGTGAACACTAAGGTCGGGTACATGTCAGTGTTATATTAATTTTTTACCTCAGAAAGTATTTGGTATTTGAAGAGTGTGAGGTCCGATCACTTTCATCTAACGGTAAAGAAAATAATATGTCAGTCTAAAAAATGTTCTCAGGCGTCTCCATAAGAAAGCTCTCTCACTCCTCGGTATCATCACAGGTTTATTAAGTGACTTTGTacaatacaaatgaaaaataaaattaaaaatacagagaTGGAGTACATAGCCAAGCAGATTGCGGTGTTGACTCTTCATTTTCCACTGATCCGATCCTGCAGTGATTgaaacactgtgttttttttaattattattatttaaagcgTTCGAGGTCACTGTCGGAAATGTGaacgtttgtttttcttcttctcatcagTGGACGCTGCTCTTAAGTCTCTCAGGAAGTTtctaaacatacaaaaaaaaaaaaaaaaaccttcagctgGCTCggtatatataaaaataaactaaagtgAAATATAACACGTATGACGTTATAAATGGTGGTCCGAGGCTAGTGGGGGGAAAGctaaacacagaggaggaaagaagaaaaaaaaaagaaactttagCCATTTGTTGAAATCTAGAAAAAAGGCCCAAGGtgcttttcttattgtttttcttaagtTCAGGTTTTTCTGTTgacacttttttcattttgaggcCGTGCCGGGTTATAACCAGATACACTCTAAACAAACAGGATTAGTTAATGCCTTGTCCTCCTCTCACTTTAacacaccacagaagaagaagagcaggttAAACATTATATACCGTCACTTTCATAATTTGctgtaaacaaatacaaatcaccAGAACTTGATTGTACAACAGTCACACGACTCATGAGTTAATTCCACTCTCCAGAAAACTGTACACATCCGTCCTTTAAAAGCGACCttgggagagaaagaagagagcagcaaataaggggggggtgggggcggGGGACAGTATTCAGttataacaacaataacaataataataataacatcaataataataataataattaaaataataatgtggGTTTGGCCTTTCTAAAAACGGGGTGTTTATGTCTGTCGGCACATTTAACACATTCTGTCGAGAACATGAGTCCCGAGGCAGCGAGGGGGGGGGCTCTGTGGTGGCAGTTCTGATCAGGAgaccccctccacctcctcgctTACTCGCTCCAGCGCTCCCTCTGGTGGCGGGGAGCAGAAGCACAGCTGTGCTGGCAAACAGAGCGGAGaccgggagagaggagagggggtagaggggaggaggaggggaaagaggaggggggtgatGTCAGAGCCACACACTGGCGTCCTGACCGGCAACGTtggcaaacagaaaaaactTGAGTTGGGGTGGTCCTGCCGACTGTCTCTTAAAAgatctttcctttctttttgtttttctccagaGTCCTGCAGAAGACGAGAGAGACAAACAATATTTAATCATCAGTAACTTTTATTTACAGCGCCTTCTTTACTTTTCAGACCTTTGGGTGGAAAATACACGCATGCTCTGAAAGATCTGTTGGTTATGAGAtaatatcacaaaaaaacagcacgGAGTGATATAATCTCAGGAGAATGTTAAAGTAATAAGGACCAATGTGAGACCTCATTGTTCGGCTACAGAGAGGTTAAAACAGCTGAGAcgaagaaatgaaaacatgtaaaacatgaagacatttagagaaaatCAGAAGTTTTAGTGGGTCTTATGTATAGTCTTGTCCATCTGTAATGGAGGTTTTACACATTTTGGGGCTTGTGACccctaaaacaacaaaatgtgtaCCTGGGGACTAGTGTTGAaatcaagaccacactaactgagaccaagacatacccgagaccagagtgctccaagaccaagacatttagggatcgagaccgagacaagaccaagactaaggcAGGGTGAGACATATTGTATATCTCTGAAaagtcatcatcttgtgtgcagggggcgtgtcactcacttagaccgtaacacagGGAAGGTTGCGGCTGTAACAAAGGGGCGATAAAATACAACTACAAATGCGTTATTCTTTGATTAAGAAAGGGGCGTTAAAATGGAAATTGAATtggagaccaagacctttaaaaagtggtctgagaccaagaccgatcttgagtactacaacaccacTTGGGACCATTGTCTTCGGCTCTATGTGTTCATCTGTTTTTCTCAGGTGAGGAGTTTAATGTGTCACAAATAAAGCTGCAGACTTGAGCAGTTTTCAcattatgcactcctgaaaatgtctatataatttcaggaggactgctccggagattctcctgacctggctgttcacgtatgcacctcacagcgggggactatcactgtcagacaggaggggggggggggggggggatttcccgaggtaagaTGTGAGGTAAAAAAGACGCGGACCAGCTCACTCGgtcttgctgcggaaaaaatactccaggtgaagtcagaACAAAAAATTTGGATGATTGcgatcacacatgcagcttgtCCGGGAAATATCATGAAGTGTGAAAGCTCTATAGACTTTTCTGGCCTCCTGGACAGCACGGTTACCGGTGTAGTAGAAAACCTGATCCATCcttctgcagcaggttcatACGATAGAACTAATGAATTACTGTCCTGCACAAACCTCCACTGAAACTAAAGCTGTAAGTCAATCCCACCGTGCATGACATCTGATCCTGGTTTTGTGTAAGTGGACGGCTGCACCATGAAGAGTGTGACAGTGAGTGTGGGTCGTACCTAGAGGCCTCCATTTTCTGCTGCTCCAGGCGCTGATTGGTCTCCCAGTTGGCTCTCTCATCCTCAAACACACgcctcttctcctccagctccttatGCTGGGCCTCCAGGTTCTTCTTCATCTGCTCGTGACGCCGCTGAAGCTGCACACGGACACAAAGACGGACGTTAAACCACTGCTGCACATACAGACAGCAGAACATGTGAActatggagttttttttaacacattacaACTTCTTCAGTTATACTCAAAGCTGAGAGGCTTCCCTTTCTTAGGATGgacacaaaatatgtttaatgtGTCAAATCTggtaaaatggacttgagtgcttttttagtcttctgactactcaaagcgcttttacaccgcaggtcacacttaAACATGCCCACCCaatctcacacactgatggaagaggctgctacttaaaggcacagtatgtagattctgcctccagggggctctcaatcaatacaattACAAAAGATGCCTttgaggctggtggggaatcatgggagttctcttgGGCCGACATGAACAGATAtgcccgttacaactataaaagtggtcaattaattaatttagatgttttaatgtaaacatgtagGTGTTGCCCAAGgagacatcagacatgtggctgcaggagctggggatcgaacccccaaccgtccggttaagagacgaccgactcaacCAACTGAGCCTAAGCCGCCTCTTGTAGCTCCCCTGTGCTGAAATGTTTGCCAGGGGGTCGTATTGATGGTGCAGTATATTGTTCTGCTCAGTTTTACAACTATATTCATTTCACACCTGCATTAATATGTATACACctttggaggactacagctcAGACCCTGAGCGTCAGTATTTAACAAACCCagagtctgtgtttatgtgtgtgagtgtgagttttTTACCTCTGCTTCAGAGTCTTTGAGTTTCTGCACTTTTTCCTTGACTTTCATTTCAAACACCTGCTCCATCTCGATctccatcttcttcatcttaGTCACGTGCTctcgcctctcctcctccatctgggCCAGAGGACTCCTTCACGAGGAGCACGTGAGAGCGCAAcacaagaagacacacacacacacacacacagatttagaTTAGAACTATAGAGCACCACCATCAGTActctgctacacacacactcatcaagAATTCCATCACTAGGAGATCGACGTCTGCATTTACTGAACTTGATCTGTTGTTTGTAATCAACTCAGCTCGAGGGACAAATTTGTTCTGTAGAAATCTAATTTAAGCATTTGTTATTCTCCTCTGCaggtgttagcatgctgataAGAAACCAGAGAAAGAGATACTAAAGAGAGGAGACTAGGAGGAGCTCATTGATGTTCTGACTAACCAGCGGAAAGTaaaatattatttgttttttctccaaGAGCTGACAGAAAGGCAACAAACTGACAGAAATCTAAATGTGTAAAGGACACAGATACAAATATGgaccaaaagaaaacaacctTTGACATCAATAGCCCTCAATCCAAATCGAGGCACAACATATTCAGGTTCAGGAAGGGAAGCTGTACATGAGAGGTAAAGTTTTTAGGAAAGAAGGAATCCCACAAGGCTGAGACAGGAACAGGAAACCAGACAGGAAACTCACAGAGAGCAAGAAGAACAACCAAAGCGTTGAAAATGCAAAACACCTGGCTGtgagtgcaggtgtgtgtgtgtgtgtgtgtggggggggggggggggggtaaagctCACCGGGATGTTTGTTGCATTAGAGACCTGACATGAGATAAACGGAGCGGTAACACAGAATCAAGTCGTATTGTTTGCCtgatttaaacttattttagtGCTGTTACAAACTAGTTAAACATCCCGTATCGGCCCCATTAATCTCGTATCGGTCGAGCCCTacaacaaagtgcttcataaagcGATTATCTGATGATGATTTAGCTGTGATTGGTGTCTTTACACAGATAGATGATCATGCATGTGCAGCTCAGGGTCAAATATAAAGATGTTGTTTCTCAGCAATCATTCCAgtctcactttctt from Labrus mixtus chromosome 11, fLabMix1.1, whole genome shotgun sequence includes the following:
- the LOC132983109 gene encoding protachykinin — its product is MELVKLILIAALLLTNVCSRDVDVDNWREGFEENKWPNSGGVQDVLGRMARKLGPRQYLGLLGKKEFAKTQTARKRHKFQTFVGLMGKRGFEDQGTF